One part of the Anaeromyxobacter sp. Fw109-5 genome encodes these proteins:
- a CDS encoding OmcA/MtrC family decaheme c-type cytochrome codes for MSGRITKGAFAAVTLALAACQQAPKLGAPVGAPPPTGPHIELSGAQVVDGRVVATVRISRDGTPLGLEAARALDPAFTLAALGKGPLNQLPVWRSLVLTGELQPGAESHGAWTALGGGAFTYAFAEPLPAGHDPAETLRVGVWLRAVTGTALTTSTTDFVPSSGKLGGRELVLDARCGDCHGTLRAHEGSRTGTRICVTCHTHQLVDAQTVDPAAPADATPATSPNPLELGRLVHRIHRGKNLPTLYASSTTAAAPPIGAQSPKPFLPGRNAPVLGRKFSVVGEQSRERVFGQVVARTDNGQAPRLLARGVTFPLDYRSCTACHEGAVDAPRLDTEISRRSCQGCHPDVWFGEGAPPDAVHFAHSGGPKADDDGCVTCHVSRQGDPADWVDIKEAHVAPPKSPRFDKPVLEIVEVRNAAPGQSPTIVFTVSDRNGPLESLTTPAPAYDATSPIPRGGFAYPGWFEATIAGPPDPDFRSFGSPAVPISELVPVDTHVNAEGRFEYTFTAKLPADAAGTWVVALDARRAGYTQLFDAARNAFAWPYTGESLYEPADTALVWIDLAAGGTGGGSPQPRRRIVDVDKCNQCHGRVAYHGSMRTNVDYCAACHAPDRSDWHARPKTGGGDTDLAGTYDGVEERSIHFKVMIHRIHTGGRSGTAELSSLRPYASYGRYGFRFRDVGEFPGDLSQCTLCHLDGTYRVESVPADALPTLANETATIRHAGSSAHGEDEPATPPITAACTSCHATAYAISHAARQTGNGKEQCASCHGVKGAHSVDKVHRLPLPVPL; via the coding sequence ATGAGCGGCCGGATCACGAAGGGCGCATTCGCCGCGGTGACGCTCGCGCTCGCCGCCTGTCAGCAGGCGCCGAAGCTCGGTGCGCCCGTCGGCGCGCCCCCGCCGACGGGGCCGCACATCGAGCTCAGCGGCGCGCAGGTCGTCGACGGGCGCGTGGTCGCCACCGTCCGGATCTCGCGCGACGGGACGCCGCTCGGGCTCGAGGCGGCGCGCGCGCTCGATCCGGCCTTCACGCTCGCCGCGCTCGGGAAGGGGCCGCTGAACCAGCTCCCGGTGTGGCGGAGCCTCGTGCTCACGGGGGAGCTGCAGCCCGGAGCCGAGAGCCACGGCGCCTGGACGGCGCTGGGCGGCGGGGCGTTCACCTACGCGTTCGCCGAGCCGCTGCCGGCGGGGCACGATCCCGCGGAGACGCTGCGCGTCGGCGTGTGGCTGCGCGCGGTCACGGGGACGGCGCTCACCACCTCCACGACGGACTTCGTCCCGAGCAGCGGGAAGCTCGGCGGACGCGAGCTCGTGCTGGACGCGCGCTGCGGCGACTGCCACGGCACGCTCAGGGCGCACGAGGGCTCGCGCACCGGGACGCGCATCTGCGTGACCTGCCACACCCATCAGCTCGTCGACGCGCAGACGGTCGATCCGGCGGCGCCCGCGGACGCGACGCCGGCGACGAGCCCGAACCCGCTCGAGCTGGGCCGGCTCGTCCACCGCATCCACCGCGGCAAGAACCTCCCCACGCTGTACGCGTCGAGCACCACCGCCGCGGCGCCGCCGATCGGCGCGCAGAGCCCGAAGCCCTTCCTCCCGGGACGGAACGCGCCGGTGCTCGGACGGAAGTTCTCGGTGGTCGGCGAGCAGAGCCGCGAGCGGGTCTTCGGGCAGGTGGTGGCGCGCACCGACAACGGGCAGGCCCCGCGCCTGCTCGCGCGAGGGGTCACGTTCCCGCTCGACTACCGCAGCTGCACCGCGTGCCACGAGGGCGCGGTGGACGCGCCCCGGCTCGACACCGAGATCTCGCGGCGGAGCTGCCAGGGCTGCCACCCCGACGTCTGGTTCGGAGAGGGCGCGCCGCCCGACGCCGTCCACTTCGCTCACTCCGGCGGGCCCAAGGCGGACGACGACGGCTGCGTCACGTGCCACGTGTCGCGGCAGGGCGATCCGGCGGACTGGGTCGACATCAAGGAGGCGCACGTCGCGCCGCCGAAGAGCCCGCGCTTCGACAAGCCGGTGCTGGAGATCGTCGAGGTCAGGAACGCCGCCCCCGGACAGTCCCCGACGATCGTGTTCACCGTGTCCGATCGCAACGGCCCGCTGGAATCGCTCACGACGCCCGCTCCGGCGTACGACGCGACGAGCCCGATCCCCCGCGGCGGGTTCGCCTACCCAGGCTGGTTCGAGGCGACGATCGCCGGCCCTCCGGACCCGGACTTCCGATCCTTCGGCAGCCCCGCGGTCCCGATCAGCGAGCTGGTCCCGGTGGACACCCACGTGAACGCGGAGGGGCGGTTCGAGTACACCTTCACGGCGAAGCTGCCCGCGGACGCGGCCGGCACGTGGGTCGTGGCGCTGGACGCGCGGCGGGCGGGGTACACGCAGCTGTTCGACGCCGCGAGGAACGCCTTCGCCTGGCCCTACACCGGCGAGTCCCTCTACGAGCCGGCGGACACGGCGCTCGTGTGGATCGACCTCGCCGCCGGCGGGACCGGCGGCGGCTCCCCCCAGCCGCGCCGGAGGATCGTCGACGTCGACAAGTGCAACCAGTGCCACGGGCGCGTCGCCTACCACGGGTCGATGCGCACGAACGTGGACTACTGCGCCGCGTGCCACGCGCCGGACCGGAGCGACTGGCACGCGCGCCCGAAGACGGGCGGGGGCGACACCGACCTCGCCGGCACCTACGACGGGGTGGAGGAGCGCTCGATCCACTTCAAGGTGATGATCCACCGGATCCACACGGGCGGACGCTCGGGCACGGCGGAGCTCTCCTCGCTCCGGCCGTACGCGTCGTACGGAAGGTACGGCTTCCGCTTCCGCGACGTCGGCGAGTTCCCGGGCGATCTCTCGCAGTGCACGCTCTGCCATCTCGACGGCACGTACCGCGTCGAGTCGGTCCCGGCGGACGCGCTCCCGACCCTCGCGAACGAGACGGCGACCATCCGCCACGCGGGCTCGAGCGCGCACGGCGAGGACGAGCCGGCCACCCCGCCGATCACCGCGGCGTGCACCTCCTGCCACGCCACCGCGTACGCCATCTCTCACGCCGCGCGCCAGACCGGGAACGGCAAGGAGCAGTGCGCCTCCTGCCACGGCGTCAAGGGCGCCCACTCCGTCGACAAGGTCCACCGCCTCCCGCTGCCGGTCCCGCTGTAG
- a CDS encoding ammonia-forming cytochrome c nitrite reductase subunit c552 — protein sequence MTHRNHRSHFFAIALAALLGAGATLAHAQTRSDAAKPGAAPKGKKSGASAKPPGAKAAPAGQKITDDTDDPAVWGKEYPLQYETYKKTVDQIRTKYGGSEALPRTPDEADPRSVVSQEKIEEDPRLKTMWAGYAFSVDFREERGHAYMLEDQTFTKRQAVVKQPGSCMQCHASVYVPYRKLGNGDLQAGFRKMNAMPYVEARKHVEHPVACIDCHDPETMALRVTRPGFINGIRELKATQGVKNYDVNAQASQKEMRAFVCGQCHVEYYFKGEDKQLTYPWSKGLQVDDIIAYYDEVKFKDWVHKTTGAPALKAQHPEFEMWNQGIHGRSGVSCVDCHMPEIAYKGERITDHQVNSPLLKVEASCTKCHADVKPDALKQRVLTEQDRFFKQRDNAMDALMGLVADLEKAQAGGKASPAQLDAARYLQRRAQFFLDFVEAENSTGFHAPQEALRILGESIDFSRQGQLVLRDASFQPDVKVVSIPTAQPGPSQATGTAPDARPAPAPAPKPQSPSR from the coding sequence ATGACCCACCGCAACCACCGAAGCCACTTCTTCGCGATCGCCCTCGCGGCGCTGCTCGGCGCCGGCGCCACCCTCGCGCACGCGCAGACCCGCTCCGACGCCGCGAAGCCGGGCGCCGCCCCGAAGGGGAAGAAGTCCGGCGCGAGCGCGAAGCCTCCCGGCGCGAAGGCCGCGCCCGCCGGACAGAAGATCACCGACGACACCGACGATCCCGCCGTCTGGGGCAAGGAGTATCCGCTCCAGTACGAGACCTACAAGAAGACCGTGGACCAGATCCGCACCAAGTACGGCGGGTCGGAGGCGCTGCCGCGCACACCGGACGAGGCGGACCCGCGCTCGGTGGTGTCGCAGGAGAAGATCGAGGAGGACCCGCGCCTCAAGACGATGTGGGCGGGCTACGCGTTCAGCGTCGACTTCCGCGAGGAGCGCGGCCACGCGTACATGCTCGAGGACCAGACCTTCACGAAGCGCCAGGCGGTCGTGAAGCAGCCCGGCTCGTGCATGCAGTGCCACGCCTCGGTGTACGTCCCGTACAGGAAGCTCGGGAACGGCGACCTGCAGGCCGGCTTCCGGAAGATGAACGCCATGCCGTACGTGGAGGCGCGCAAGCACGTCGAGCACCCGGTGGCCTGCATCGACTGCCACGATCCCGAGACCATGGCGCTTCGCGTGACGCGCCCCGGGTTCATCAACGGGATCCGCGAGCTCAAGGCGACGCAGGGCGTGAAGAACTACGACGTGAACGCGCAGGCGTCCCAGAAGGAGATGCGCGCGTTCGTCTGCGGACAGTGTCACGTGGAGTACTACTTCAAGGGCGAGGACAAGCAGCTCACCTATCCCTGGTCGAAGGGCCTCCAGGTCGACGACATCATCGCGTACTACGACGAGGTGAAGTTCAAGGACTGGGTCCACAAGACCACCGGCGCGCCGGCGCTGAAGGCCCAGCACCCCGAGTTCGAGATGTGGAACCAGGGGATCCACGGCCGCTCGGGCGTGAGCTGCGTCGACTGCCACATGCCGGAGATCGCGTACAAGGGCGAGCGGATCACCGATCACCAGGTGAACAGCCCGCTCCTCAAGGTCGAGGCGTCCTGCACGAAGTGCCACGCGGACGTGAAGCCCGACGCCCTGAAGCAGCGCGTCCTCACGGAGCAGGACCGCTTCTTCAAGCAGCGCGACAACGCCATGGACGCGCTCATGGGCCTCGTCGCCGACCTCGAGAAGGCGCAGGCAGGCGGCAAGGCCTCGCCGGCGCAGCTCGACGCCGCGCGCTACCTCCAGCGGCGCGCGCAGTTCTTCCTCGACTTCGTGGAGGCCGAGAACTCGACCGGCTTCCACGCTCCGCAGGAGGCGCTGCGGATCCTCGGCGAGTCGATCGACTTCTCGCGCCAGGGGCAGCTGGTGCTCCGCGACGCCTCCTTCCAGCCCGACGTGAAGGTGGTGTCGATCCCGACGGCGCAGCCCGGCCCGAGCCAGGCGACCGGCACGGCGCCGGACGCGCGGCCCGCGCCGGCGCCGGCGCCGAAGCCGCAGAGCCCGTCGAGGTAG
- a CDS encoding sigma-54 dependent transcriptional regulator, whose amino-acid sequence MTSPPAAAEGLVLLVDDDPGTRKVAKANLSLEGFEVLVASCGAEALARLGESDPLAVVSDLKMPDMDGIALMDRVHALRPSLPVVLVTAHATVETAVEAMRKGALHYLTKPIRYDELALVLRHAVAHERQRRDVARLRGELEQAAGFEEIVGTSPAMREVFSMVEQVADADATVLLRGETGTGKELVARAIHRRSARRDRPFVAVNCTAIPRDLMESEFFGHEKGAFTGAVARRIGRFEQAHGSTLFLDEIGDLDLSIQAKLLRVLQEQELTRVGAQDPVRVDVRIVAATNRDLEALVREGRFRDDLYYRLNVIPIRLPPLRERTSDLPALTEHFLGSFAKRYGRTAPIPPPDVIGAARAYPWPGNVRELRNLCERAVLMGWAAVAPILGAGSRADTLGAAALVDPSLPLLDAKQRLVERFEREYLTRLLKEHRGRIGEVARAAGIAERNLYEKMKAYGLSRDDYR is encoded by the coding sequence GTGACCTCCCCGCCCGCCGCCGCCGAGGGGCTCGTCCTGCTCGTGGACGACGACCCCGGCACGCGCAAGGTCGCCAAGGCGAACCTGTCGCTCGAGGGGTTCGAGGTGCTCGTCGCCTCCTGCGGCGCGGAGGCGCTCGCGCGGCTCGGCGAGTCCGATCCGCTGGCGGTCGTCTCGGATCTCAAGATGCCGGACATGGACGGCATCGCGCTCATGGACCGCGTGCACGCGCTCCGCCCGTCGCTGCCGGTCGTGCTCGTCACCGCCCACGCCACCGTCGAGACCGCGGTGGAGGCGATGCGCAAGGGCGCGCTCCACTACCTCACGAAGCCCATCCGCTACGACGAGCTCGCCCTCGTCCTGCGCCACGCCGTCGCCCACGAGCGGCAGCGCCGGGACGTGGCGCGCCTCAGGGGAGAGCTCGAGCAGGCGGCCGGCTTCGAGGAGATCGTGGGGACGTCACCGGCGATGCGCGAGGTCTTCTCGATGGTCGAGCAGGTCGCGGACGCGGACGCGACGGTGCTGCTGCGCGGAGAGACCGGCACCGGCAAGGAGCTGGTCGCGCGCGCCATCCACCGCCGCTCGGCGCGCCGCGACCGGCCGTTCGTGGCCGTGAACTGCACCGCCATCCCGCGCGACCTGATGGAGAGCGAGTTCTTCGGGCACGAGAAGGGCGCGTTCACCGGGGCCGTGGCGCGCCGCATCGGCCGCTTCGAGCAGGCGCACGGGTCGACCCTCTTCCTGGACGAGATCGGCGACCTCGACCTCTCCATCCAGGCGAAGCTCCTCCGCGTGCTGCAGGAGCAGGAGCTCACGCGCGTCGGCGCCCAGGACCCCGTCCGCGTCGACGTGCGCATCGTGGCGGCCACGAACCGCGACCTCGAGGCGCTGGTGCGCGAGGGGCGCTTCCGCGACGACCTGTACTACCGCCTGAACGTCATCCCGATCCGGCTGCCCCCGCTGCGGGAGCGGACGAGCGACCTCCCGGCGCTGACCGAGCACTTCCTGGGCTCGTTCGCCAAGCGCTACGGCCGGACCGCTCCCATCCCGCCGCCCGACGTCATCGGCGCTGCGCGCGCCTATCCCTGGCCCGGCAACGTCCGCGAGCTCCGCAACCTGTGCGAGCGCGCCGTGCTCATGGGCTGGGCGGCCGTGGCGCCGATCCTCGGCGCCGGCAGCCGCGCCGACACGCTCGGCGCGGCCGCGCTCGTCGATCCTTCCCTGCCGCTCCTCGACGCGAAGCAGCGGCTCGTCGAGCGGTTCGAGCGCGAGTACCTCACCCGGCTGCTGAAGGAGCACCGCGGCCGAATCGGCGAGGTGGCGCGGGCCGCCGGGATCGCCGAGCGCAACCTGTACGAGAAGATGAAGGCGTACGGGCTGTCCCGCGACGACTACCGGTGA
- a CDS encoding nitrogen regulation protein NR(II): MPVATFAAAGRTAVLLLIVAAVVSGVAGAYLQAEEANAERRLVEGRASALAEALERSVTEAMEEHRPESMGAILAAVSRTQGVAGAALAGPDGRVRFAAGEAPSRLGFAAERRWTETRFVHSSPIANAGACRSCHGTTAVNGALLVALDTTDLGPRLAASARRIWALVGLTFLAIGTAVVLVVRAARRVADRTQRLAEALAAANAAREARAADLARLQAILDSMADGVLFIDADDNVALVNQAGRVLRNLTGGPGRPLRDCHPKASHSMLERVMRYLRDGDDAGPAHSIIKEREGRFETTYAPVKGAGGAYLGTVMVIRDIAERRTLERRLLDAERLSGLGQMSAQIAHELRNPLNAIGGAAQYLRRRFDGDAEVAEYAGLIGEEVQRVNRFVSELLQVARPAEPDFRAVSVNRLLREAAQKVAVARGLAPEAVRLDLSPDLPVLDVDAPMITEALVNLLQNAFEAGGEAPVELASRYETAGGEGTIVVEVRDRGCGVPPEMLEEVLRPFVTTKPTGTGLGLVVVGRAAEQHRARFALSPREGGGTVAAIRFPVRRAAAPAAIAEADEAGHDRAPAEAP; the protein is encoded by the coding sequence ATGCCCGTAGCGACGTTCGCGGCCGCGGGCCGCACGGCCGTCCTCCTCCTCATCGTCGCCGCCGTGGTCTCCGGCGTCGCGGGCGCGTACCTCCAGGCCGAGGAGGCGAACGCGGAGCGCCGGCTCGTGGAGGGGCGCGCGAGCGCGCTCGCCGAGGCGCTGGAGCGCTCCGTCACCGAGGCCATGGAGGAGCACCGGCCCGAGAGCATGGGCGCCATCCTCGCCGCCGTGTCGCGCACGCAGGGCGTCGCCGGCGCCGCGCTCGCCGGTCCCGACGGGCGGGTGCGGTTCGCCGCGGGCGAGGCCCCGAGCCGGCTCGGCTTCGCCGCGGAGCGCCGCTGGACGGAGACCCGCTTCGTCCACTCCAGCCCCATCGCGAACGCCGGCGCCTGCCGGTCGTGCCACGGCACCACGGCCGTGAACGGGGCGCTGCTCGTCGCGCTCGACACCACCGACCTCGGCCCGCGGCTCGCGGCCTCGGCGCGCCGGATCTGGGCGCTCGTCGGGCTCACCTTCCTCGCCATCGGCACGGCCGTCGTCCTCGTGGTCCGCGCCGCGCGGCGGGTCGCCGACCGCACCCAGCGGCTCGCCGAGGCGCTCGCCGCCGCGAACGCCGCGCGCGAGGCGCGGGCCGCCGACCTGGCGCGGCTCCAGGCGATCCTCGACTCCATGGCGGACGGCGTGCTCTTCATCGACGCCGACGACAACGTGGCCCTCGTGAACCAGGCCGGCCGCGTGCTGCGCAACCTCACCGGCGGCCCGGGGCGGCCGCTCCGCGACTGCCACCCCAAGGCCTCGCACTCGATGCTGGAGCGCGTGATGCGCTACCTCCGCGACGGGGACGACGCCGGGCCGGCCCACTCGATCATCAAGGAGCGCGAGGGCCGGTTCGAGACGACCTACGCGCCGGTGAAGGGCGCCGGCGGGGCCTACCTCGGGACCGTCATGGTGATCCGGGACATCGCGGAGCGGCGCACGCTCGAGCGGCGGCTGCTCGACGCGGAGCGGCTCTCCGGGCTGGGGCAGATGTCCGCCCAGATCGCGCACGAGCTGCGCAACCCGCTGAACGCCATCGGCGGCGCGGCCCAGTACCTGCGCCGCCGCTTCGACGGCGACGCGGAGGTCGCCGAGTACGCCGGGCTCATCGGCGAGGAGGTGCAGCGGGTTAACCGCTTCGTCTCCGAGCTGCTCCAGGTCGCGCGCCCCGCGGAGCCCGACTTCCGCGCGGTCTCGGTGAACCGGCTGCTCCGCGAGGCCGCGCAGAAGGTCGCCGTCGCCCGCGGGCTCGCGCCGGAGGCGGTGCGGCTCGACCTCTCCCCCGACCTCCCGGTCCTCGACGTGGACGCCCCCATGATCACGGAGGCCCTCGTGAACCTGCTGCAGAACGCGTTCGAGGCCGGCGGGGAGGCTCCGGTGGAGCTCGCGAGCCGCTACGAGACCGCGGGCGGCGAGGGCACCATCGTCGTGGAGGTGCGCGACCGCGGCTGCGGGGTGCCCCCCGAGATGCTCGAGGAGGTGCTGCGCCCGTTCGTCACGACCAAGCCGACCGGCACCGGGCTCGGCCTCGTGGTGGTGGGCCGCGCGGCGGAGCAGCACCGCGCCCGCTTCGCGCTGTCGCCCCGCGAGGGCGGCGGGACCGTCGCCGCGATCCGCTTCCCCGTCCGCCGCGCCGCCGCACCGGCGGCCATCGCCGAGGCGGACGAGGCTGGCCACGATCGCGCGCCCGCGGAGGCTCCGTGA
- a CDS encoding O-acetylhomoserine aminocarboxypropyltransferase/cysteine synthase family protein: MTIPPDRKLRFETLQVHAGQEPAPGTNARAVPIYQTTSYTFDSAEHGANLFALKEFGNIYTRIMNPTTDVFEKRIAALEGGVAALATASGQAAQFLAIANIAQAGDNVVSTSLLYGGTYNQFKVTLPRLGIGVKLVDGDDVAALRKAIDGKTKALYVESIGNPAGNVPDFEALARVAHENGIPLIVDNTFGAGGYLVRPIEHGADVVVESATKWIGGHGTSIGGVIVDSGKFDWAASGKFPVFTEPSPGYHGLVFNDVFGPKGPFGNIQFIIRARVEGLRDLGPALSPFNSFLLLQGLETLSLRVQRQVDNALALAQWLKAHRSVAWVNYTGLEEHPYHQRARKYLRNGFGGVFTFGIKGGYEAGKTFIDEVKLASHLANVGDAKTLVIHPASTTHQQLSEAEQKSAGVTPDQIRVSAGIEHLDDIKEDFEAAFAAAR; encoded by the coding sequence ATGACCATCCCTCCCGACCGGAAGCTGCGCTTCGAGACGCTCCAGGTCCACGCCGGCCAGGAGCCGGCGCCGGGCACCAACGCCCGCGCGGTGCCCATCTACCAGACCACCTCCTACACCTTCGACAGCGCGGAGCACGGGGCGAACCTCTTCGCGCTGAAGGAGTTCGGGAACATCTACACGCGGATCATGAACCCCACGACGGACGTCTTCGAGAAGCGCATCGCCGCGCTCGAGGGTGGCGTCGCGGCGCTCGCCACCGCGTCCGGACAGGCCGCGCAGTTCCTCGCCATCGCGAACATCGCGCAGGCGGGCGACAACGTCGTCTCGACCAGCCTGCTGTACGGCGGGACCTACAACCAGTTCAAGGTGACGCTGCCCCGCCTGGGAATCGGCGTGAAGCTCGTGGACGGCGACGACGTCGCCGCGCTCCGCAAGGCGATCGACGGCAAGACGAAGGCGCTCTACGTCGAGTCCATCGGCAACCCGGCCGGGAACGTCCCCGACTTCGAGGCGCTCGCCCGGGTCGCGCACGAGAACGGCATCCCGCTCATCGTGGACAACACCTTCGGCGCGGGAGGCTACCTCGTGCGCCCGATCGAGCACGGGGCCGACGTCGTCGTGGAGTCCGCCACGAAGTGGATCGGCGGGCACGGCACCTCCATCGGCGGCGTGATCGTCGACTCCGGCAAGTTCGACTGGGCGGCGAGCGGCAAGTTCCCGGTCTTCACCGAGCCGTCGCCGGGCTACCACGGCCTCGTGTTCAACGACGTGTTCGGGCCCAAGGGGCCGTTCGGCAACATCCAGTTCATCATCCGCGCGCGCGTCGAGGGGCTCCGCGACCTCGGCCCGGCGCTGTCCCCCTTCAACTCCTTCCTCCTGCTCCAGGGGCTCGAGACGCTCTCGCTGCGCGTCCAGCGCCAGGTGGACAACGCGCTCGCGCTCGCGCAGTGGCTGAAGGCGCACCGCTCGGTGGCGTGGGTGAACTACACCGGGCTCGAGGAGCACCCCTATCACCAGCGCGCGCGGAAGTACCTCCGGAACGGGTTCGGAGGCGTCTTCACCTTCGGCATCAAGGGCGGCTACGAGGCCGGGAAGACCTTCATCGACGAGGTGAAGCTCGCGTCGCACCTCGCCAACGTGGGCGACGCGAAGACGCTCGTCATCCACCCGGCGTCGACCACCCACCAGCAGCTCTCCGAGGCCGAGCAGAAGAGCGCGGGGGTGACCCCCGACCAGATCCGGGTCTCGGCCGGCATCGAGCACCTCGACGACATCAAGGAGGACTTCGAGGCGGCCTTCGCGGCGGCGCGCTGA
- a CDS encoding long-chain fatty acid--CoA ligase, with translation MADLAHPRNVPELFLERVGKTPAAEAFRYPIDGGWRSLTWSDTEARVRAIASGLRALGVEDEQVCAILSSTRVEWTLSDFGVLCAGAATSTIYPSSVAEECAFILSDSGTVVAFAENDEQVAKLASRRAELPALRHVVTFDGRPSADGWVMTLGELEERGRAWDAAHPGEFEERAAAIRGDALATLIYTSGTTGRPKGVELTHACWVAQSKSVEDTGILSHPDPLQLFWLPLAHVFGKMIGTAQLRIGFPTAIDGRIEKLVENLGAVRPTFVCAVPRIFEKVHAKVLQNAREGGAAKAAIFRWALDVGLARSRALRSGKRPSPLLAAQYAAADRLVFQKVRALFGGRLRFFVSGSAPLSKDVAEFFDAMGIVILEGYGLTESSAATHVNLPWRRKIGTVGPALPGVDVKIAEDGEILMRGPWIMRGYRGLPEQSEEALDGDGFLHTGDVGHVDADGFLTITDRKKDLIKTSGGKYVAPTELEGRLKALSPVVSQVLVHGDRRNYVTALVTLEPQAVAHWAEAHGLAGTPPDVLSGDAKVRRLVQDAVDQLNAGLPRFAAVKRFTVLPREFSEAEGEVTPSQKLKRKVIEERYRAELDAMYREPSKMP, from the coding sequence TTGGCCGATCTCGCCCACCCTCGCAACGTCCCCGAGCTGTTCCTGGAGCGCGTCGGCAAGACCCCGGCCGCCGAGGCCTTCCGGTATCCGATCGACGGAGGGTGGCGGAGCCTGACCTGGTCGGACACCGAGGCGCGCGTGCGCGCGATCGCGAGCGGGCTGCGCGCCCTCGGGGTCGAGGACGAGCAAGTCTGCGCGATCCTCTCGTCCACGCGCGTCGAGTGGACCCTCTCCGACTTCGGCGTCCTCTGCGCGGGGGCGGCGACGAGCACGATCTACCCCTCGTCGGTGGCCGAGGAGTGCGCCTTCATCCTCTCCGACTCGGGGACGGTGGTCGCGTTCGCGGAGAACGACGAGCAGGTCGCGAAGCTCGCCTCGCGCCGCGCCGAGCTGCCGGCGTTGCGCCACGTGGTCACCTTCGACGGCCGGCCGAGCGCCGACGGGTGGGTGATGACGCTCGGGGAGCTCGAGGAGCGTGGCCGCGCGTGGGACGCCGCGCACCCCGGCGAGTTCGAGGAGCGCGCCGCTGCCATCCGCGGCGACGCGCTGGCCACCCTCATCTACACCTCCGGGACGACCGGGCGCCCCAAGGGCGTCGAGCTCACGCACGCCTGCTGGGTCGCGCAGTCGAAGTCGGTGGAGGACACCGGCATCCTGAGCCACCCCGACCCGCTGCAGCTCTTCTGGCTCCCGCTCGCGCACGTCTTCGGGAAGATGATCGGGACCGCGCAGCTGCGCATCGGTTTCCCCACCGCCATCGACGGGCGCATCGAGAAGCTCGTGGAGAACCTGGGCGCCGTCCGGCCGACCTTCGTCTGCGCCGTGCCTCGCATCTTCGAGAAGGTGCACGCGAAGGTGCTCCAGAACGCGCGCGAGGGCGGCGCGGCGAAGGCCGCGATCTTCCGCTGGGCGCTCGACGTCGGGCTCGCGCGCTCCCGCGCGCTCCGGTCGGGGAAGCGGCCCTCGCCCCTGCTCGCCGCCCAGTACGCCGCGGCGGACCGGCTGGTGTTCCAGAAGGTCCGCGCGCTCTTCGGCGGGCGGTTGCGCTTCTTCGTCTCCGGGTCGGCGCCGCTCTCCAAGGACGTCGCCGAGTTCTTCGACGCCATGGGCATCGTGATCCTGGAGGGCTACGGCCTCACCGAGTCCTCCGCGGCGACGCACGTGAACCTGCCGTGGAGGCGCAAGATCGGGACGGTCGGCCCGGCGCTGCCCGGCGTGGACGTCAAGATCGCGGAGGACGGCGAGATCCTGATGCGCGGCCCGTGGATCATGCGCGGCTACCGCGGGCTCCCCGAGCAGTCGGAGGAGGCCCTCGACGGCGACGGCTTCCTCCACACGGGCGACGTCGGCCACGTCGACGCCGACGGCTTCCTCACCATCACCGACCGCAAGAAGGACCTCATCAAGACCTCCGGCGGGAAGTACGTCGCGCCGACCGAGCTGGAGGGGCGCCTGAAGGCGCTCTCGCCCGTGGTCTCGCAGGTGCTCGTGCACGGGGACCGCCGCAACTACGTGACCGCGCTCGTGACGCTGGAGCCCCAGGCGGTGGCGCACTGGGCGGAGGCGCACGGGCTCGCGGGGACCCCGCCCGACGTCCTGTCGGGCGACGCGAAGGTGCGCCGGCTCGTCCAGGACGCGGTGGACCAGCTCAACGCCGGGCTGCCGCGCTTCGCCGCCGTCAAGCGGTTCACCGTCCTGCCGCGCGAGTTCAGCGAGGCGGAGGGCGAGGTGACGCCCTCGCAGAAGCTCAAGCGGAAGGTCATCGAGGAGCGCTACCGCGCCGAGCTGGACGCGATGTACCGCGAGCCGTCGAAGATGCCGTAG
- a CDS encoding secondary thiamine-phosphate synthase enzyme YjbQ: MLLPALEIATRAATELVEITALVRAALRKSGVESGVLVAYVPHTTAGITVQENADPDVRADLLLALASAVPARPPGGAYRHAEGNSDAHVKASLVGSSATIVVDRGELVLGTWQGVYLCEFDGPRTRKVLLKVLAG, encoded by the coding sequence ATGCTGCTCCCCGCCCTCGAGATCGCCACCCGCGCCGCGACCGAGCTCGTCGAGATCACGGCGCTCGTCCGCGCGGCGCTGCGGAAGAGCGGCGTCGAGAGCGGCGTCCTCGTGGCCTACGTCCCCCACACCACCGCGGGGATCACCGTCCAGGAGAACGCCGACCCGGACGTGCGCGCGGACCTCCTGCTCGCGCTCGCCAGCGCGGTGCCCGCGCGGCCGCCCGGCGGCGCGTACCGCCACGCGGAGGGGAACAGCGACGCGCACGTGAAGGCGTCGCTGGTCGGCAGCTCCGCGACGATCGTGGTGGACCGCGGCGAGCTCGTGCTCGGGACCTGGCAGGGCGTCTACCTGTGCGAGTTCGACGGCCCGCGCACGCGGAAGGTGCTCCTCAAGGTCCTCGCGGGGTAG